A stretch of DNA from Maridesulfovibrio sp.:
GCGTGAGACCAAAGGTAAGGCCAACCCCGGCATGGTCAGCAAAATGATTGCTGAGAAACTTTCCTAACCAAAAGAGATTCATAAAATGACAGAGCATATTCAGTTTTCACCGGAAAAAGACGCCCTTGTGCTGCTGGATCAGCGCTATCTGCCTACCCGCGAGGACTGGTTTGACTGCAAGACAACGGACGATATCGTCGAGGCCCTTGTGGTCATGGTCGTGCGCGGCGCTCCGGCCATCGGCGTAACTGCCGCTTACGGCTGCTATCTGGCCGCCCGTGAAGTTTCCGGCAGCGATAACTGGAAGGCCGAACTGGAAAAGAATCTCGACAAGATCGAGAACGCCCGCCCCACAGCGGTCAACCTGCGCTGGGCAGTGCGCGAAATGAAGCGCGTCCGGGATGAATCCGGGGATATTTCCCTTGAAGAACTTTGTGCCGTCTGGCTGAAACGGGCCAAGGAAATTCATGCCGATGATATCCGTATGTGTGAGGATATCGGCAGGTTCGGCGGAGAACTCATGGACGACGGCGATACCATCATGACCCACTGCAATGCCGGGGCGCTTGCCACGGCAGGGTATGGAACCGCTCTCGGAGTCATCCGCGGTGCGGTTGATCAGGGCAAGAAGGTCTCGGTCATCGCCAACGAAACCCGTCCCTTTCTTCAGGGTGCGCGTCTTACCGCATACGAACTGCATCGTGACGGCATTCCAGTAAAGGTGGCCTGTGATAACGCCTGCGCCCTGCTGATGAAAAAGGGACTGGTCCAGAAGGTCGTAGTCGGAGCGGACCGCATTGCCGCAAACGGCGACGCAGTAAACAAGATCGGGACATTCGGCGTTGCGCTGCTGGCCCGTGAATTCGGGATTCCTTTTTACGTGGCCGCCCCGGTCTACACTATAGACCCGGAAACCCCCACCGGTGACGATGTGCCCATTGAAGACCGCACTCCCACCGAGGTAACCCACGTGGGCGGACATCGCATTACCCCGGAAGGTGTTGATGTGTTCAACTTCGCTTTCGACCCCACCCCCAATGAACTCATAGCCGGAATCATTACCGAAAAGGGTGTGTTGAGGGCTCCGTATGACGAAGCGATCCGCAAATTGTTCGCGGAGGAATAAAACCCGTCAGTGAAGGAAAGACTTTACAGAGCCGTATGCATTGTGTCATAGGCCCGGTTTGAGATGTTTAATGAGCGGGAAGCGTAAATCTTCCCGCTTTTTTTGATATATCCGGTGTTCGTTATGGAGTATAGGTAGCGAATGACCGTTCCTATTTCTGGAGGCTGACATGCTGCCAACTATAGCTCTTGTAGGGCGCCCAAATGTCGGGAAGTCCACACTTTTCAATAGATTGTTGCGGAAGAAAAGGGCTCTGACCCACGACATGCCCGGAATTACCCGGGACCGTATTTACGCCGAAGGCCAGTACGACGGGGTGAGCTACGCGCTCATCGATACCGGCGGTCTGGTTATGGAGAGCGACAATAATTCCGGTGAATTTCAGGGCGATATTTTTGAACAGGCCCGCGAGGCCATAGAAGAGGCTCATGCACTGATCCTCGTCGTAGACGGAAGAATCGGGCTGACCCCGCTGGACGAGCAGGTTGCCGGTTATATCCGCCAGAGCAACAAGCCTGTGCTTCTGCTGGTTAACAAGGTGGACGGTCCTGAGCTTGAAGCGCAGGCCACAGCGGAATTTCATGTTCTGGGCTATGAGATCATGCCTGTTTCCGCCGAGCATGGTTTCAACCTGTTTGAACTGCGTGAAAAGGTCGCCGCCATGGCCCGCGAGACAGGCATTGTCCCCGAGGAAAGGGACGAGGAGGCCAAGGGGCTCAAGATTGCCATGTTGGGGCGGCCCAATGCCGGGAAGTCCTCCATGGTTAATGCCCTTACCGGGGAAGAGCGGGTAATCGTAAGCGATATCGCCGGAACCACCCGTGACAGTGTGGACGTTACTTTTGAGAGCAGCGGCAAACTCTATACGTTCGTGGATACCGCCGGAGTACGCCGCCGGACGAACATCACCGATACCATAGAGCGGTTCAGCGTTGTGCGAGCCCTGCGAAGCAGCGCCCGTGCCGATGTGACCATCATGGTTGTGGATGCGCTTGGAGGAATCACCAAGCAGGATAAGCGGCTCATAGACTATCTTGTCAAAGAGGCTATCCCGTTCATAATTGCGGTCAACAAGGTGGACCTTGTTTCCAAGGGAGAGCGGACCGCTCTGCGCGAAGGATTCGAACGTGCGCTTCGCATTGCCGGGCATGTCCCGGTTGTTTATACTTCCTGTGTATCCAAGTCCGGTCTCGGCGGTATTCTGGAGCTGGCAACCCGGCTCAAGAAGGAATGTTCCTTACGAGTTTCCACCGGTGAACTGAACAGGATCATGAAAGAGGTGATCGAAAAACATCAGCCTCCGGTGGTTAAGCGCAAGAGGGCCAAGTTCAAGTACATGACCCAGGCAGACGAGGAACCGCCAACGTTTGTATTTTTCATCAACGATGAGAAGCTGATCAAGGCTTCCTATCATCGTTTTCTGGAAAACAAGCTGCGCAAGATACTGAATGTGAAGATTGCCCCTCTTAATATTGTCTTCCGTTCGACCTTCCGCAAGAAAGATGACATTGTTCATAAATAATTAAAAAAATGCTGAAATACATGTTGACAATCATGCGGGGTAAATATATTTAAACGCTTCCTGAGTGAGTGAAGCGGATTTATCTCCTTGGGAAGTATACGGAGAGGTGGCCGAGCTAGGCTGAAGGCGCTCGCCTGCTAAGCGAGTATAGGGCGTAAAACTCTATCGAGGGTTCGAATCCCTCCCTCTCCGCCAGATGAAAGTAATGGGCAGTCGTTGATGCGACTGCCTTTTTTTTTGCCAGGTTATCCCTGTCGGTTGCACCTGATTTGTCAGAGGTAGAGGATGGGGGGAGGCTTTTGGGGCATGCCGGCGTCTTTTGCGATGACAGAATTTTGTTTTGCCAAAACCCATGTGTGCATTTGAATATTTTGTACGCAGTTTCATGTGGAGTTACCCGTAGTTTTATACCTCTTTACAACAGATCAATATGCCTCTGTAAGTAGTTGATTGGGGTATCCATTTTCTGTTAAGGGTTAAAAAACATGGATGATTATGGAGATGTACTGGTCCTGATCAATCCTGAAACAAATATTGAAAGAATCGAAAATGATCGTTTCTTTCCGGATTTGATCGACCTGTAATTTTTACTTCCGGAGGCGCATGACAAATCTTATCGGTGTAGTGATAGCTGATGACCACGCCTTGGTCAGGGAAGGGCTGAAGACCATTTTGAAATCCCAGCCGGGGATAAACGTACTCGGCATGGCTGAAAATGGTGAGGAGGCTGTGCGTCTGTGCAGGCGGCTGAACCCTGATGTGGTGCTTATGGATCTGTCCATGCCCGTTAAGAGTGGAACACAGGCCATTCAGGAGCTTGCAGGAATCGGCAAGACCAAGATACTGGCCCTTACTGCTCATGTTGAAGCCGAACATATTTTTTCAGCCCTTGATGCAGGCGCCTGCGGATATGTGCTGAAGACGTCTTCCAGTGAAGAACTGATGATTGCCATCAGAACGGTTATGAAGGGGAATGTCTATCTTGCCCCCGATATTTCCGGAGAGGTGGCAAGGGGATTCCTGCACCGAAAGCGCGGCGGCAGTGATGAGCGTCTGGAACTGCTGACCAACCGGGAGAGGGAAGTGCTGAAACAGGTGCTTGCCGGGTATAAGAATCGTGAAATAGCGGAACTTTTGATCATCAGCATCAAGACCGTTGAAAAGCATCGTTCCAATATGATGAAGAAGCTCGGTCTCAGTTCTTTGGCGGAGCTCAGGGCTTTCGGTGAAGAACTGAAAGCCAAGGATATTTTTATCTGAGATTTGGGGCGGAACTGTTCGTAAATCCATGGTTCACGTGCCGCCCATGGTTTTTCGGCCAAACACACGCACAAATTTTTAATTTTCTTGCAGAAAAATGTTGACTTCCGGGGCAAGTTCGGCAAAGTTCTTGTTTCCAAAATTGGAGAGGTGGCAGAGTCCGGTTGAACGCGGCGGTCTTGAAAACCGTTGAAGGTTTGCGCCTTCCGGGGGTTCGAATCCCTCCCTCTCCGCCATACGATAATCCACAGCAGTCCAATGCTGTTCAAAAGCCCTGCATCGCAGGGCTTTTTTGTTTCCGTCCCCATCTGAGTGATATGTCTCCAGCCGCAGTTTGTACGCGTATAAAAAATGCTATAAACCAATTTATACTATTCTTTTTATACCACTTGCTGCATCGTGGGCTTGGATTTGTGATCTGGGGTGTAACGGATCTTTTGAAATAGGATTTTTCAGGCTGCGAGGACTGTGCAGACCTCCAATTTGCATCAATGTACTCGTTGGGGATTGTGAACTGGTGTTTCATTGCACTATATTCCTATACGTTTGCAGGGTGGACGGATACCTTTGAATCCTTTCTCGCTTGCGGGGAAAAGGGGGTTGGGAGTGAATGTTCGGATGATCCTGATTACGAATGGCTCATGATCGATGTAAGTGCAAAAATATCACGATAAAAGTTAAATAGGAGAGTGTACCCATGAAATGGAAACGGGTTTTCATCTTTTTCTTTTTAATGGTTATTATGAGTTCGGTTCAGTCAATTGCGTATGCGGATTCTTTGCGCTCCCCCTCTGACGGCAGGCAGTGCTACAAGATCGGTGCGGACGCGAATATACCTTTGATGCCCGTAATTCAGGAATTCAAGGATTTAATCGAAAACGATCCCCATCTTTATATGCTGTTCATGGAGATGTTCAATCAGATCCCGAATAAACCGCCGTATCTGAAGGATCCTGCCGGAAACGTCCAGATTCGCAGCTACCGGCAGATGCTGAATGCTCTGAACTGTATCCTGACCAGTGCGCCTGAATTCAACGACACCATCATGGCCGGAACTCCGATTAACGCTATGCTGGCATGGCCCATGGGAACTCCGGCAGGAACAGAAGCCTTTCTGGACAAACGGGTAAACCGGCAGCTGAAAAAGATTTTAAAACAATGGGAGGTCTTCCTTGCTTCACCGGACTCCCGGTATGTCTTGACCGACAAGCCCGGAGGATGGTTCAGCCCGCAGGCTCTGAAGGTCATGCCCGATTTTGATAAAAATTTTGTCTGCGATCCGAGCAAGCCGTACCATGGTTTTGCCTCGTGGGATGATTTTTTCACCCGCCTGTTCCGTAAAGGGCTGCGCCCTGTGGCATCACCGGACAATGACGCTGTCATCGTCAACGCGTGTGAATCAGCTCCGTATCGGCTGGCTAAAGATGTAAAGCTCAGGGATAAATTCTGGATCAAGGGCGAACCCTACTCCATTTATCACATGTTTGACGGCGACCCGCTGGCAGAACAATTTGTGGGTGGAACATTTTACCAGGCCTTCCTGAGCGCATTCAACTACCATCGCTGGCACAGCCCTGTGAGCGGAACAATTGTAAAGACCAAGCTTGTGGATGGAAGCTACTACGCTGCTGCACTGGTTGACGGATTTGATCCGGAAACACAGGACAATTGCCAGGGCTACATCGCTCAGACCGCGGCCCGTGCTTTGGTGTTCATCCAAGCCGACAACCCGGATATAGGCCTTATGGGCATCCTTTTTGTCGGTATGGGTGACGTCTCATCCAATGAGATCACGGTTTATGAAGGGCAGCATGTTAGAAAGGGCGAGCAACTGGGAATGTTTCACTTTGGCGGATCCACCCACGTGCTTATGTTTCGCCCCGGTGTGAACGTAGAATTCGATCTGCGCGGACAAACTCCAAGTGTTAACGCCAAGAACATTCCCCTTCTGTCAAAATTGGCCGTGGTAAAGGGCAAGAAGTAGTGCCTTACTGAATCTAGACCATTAGGCGACGCAGCCAAAATTCTATACTGCGACTTGCGCCGTTCTAAGGGGGAAGATTTTTCGGTTAACTTACTTGGTTATATTTTTTAGATAAGTCTTGGTACATTCATTGGAAGTACTGTGTAATTGTTCGCAGGATGTTGCGTTAAACATCTGCCGGCAATTATGCGGTACTTCTTTTTTATTTTTATCGCTGCCGAGACAAAGTGATATGCGAGGAAATGTATTGTCTTTTCAGGGAAGATGGCGTGTGATCAGAGTCTTCAGGTTAGGTAGTGAAATGGCAATGCTTATTGTTCGAAAGCTTAGAACATCCACATAAACCGTACAAATCCACCCAAGGCGTTGCTTAACTTGTGCTTTGAAATGAGTTTTCCACTGTTTGTGTAGAAGCTGTACATACAATCATAATAATATTCGGGGCCGATGGAGAAGGTAAGCTGTTCTATCGGAGAGTAGTCAAGGTAGACTCCTGCCTTGGACCTTATAACTTCTATGTATCCTTCCGATTTGTAGACTTTTTCAGCACTGGACAAGGCAAAGCTTACACCGAAGGTGTGAGGTGTGTCGCTCCCTCCGAAATCCAGACCAAGCAGTTCAAGAGTGTCCATGAAAGCATCATGTGACATTGAAAGTATTGCCCCGAACTCCACATCCCCGAAGAGATCGTTGCTTATGGGGTTTATGGCGACAGCCTTGGCTCCGAATCCCAACATCCAGCCGTGCCAGATATCGTAGGCCACTCCTCCCTGAAACCCCGCTCCTAATGCACCGGGAAAATCATATTCGTATGCGGCAGTGGCAGTACCGTCCAGCCAGTATAGCCAGTCCTTGTGGAACCTGTTGTTAAGCAGGTGTGCCTCAAGCGTAATGTCGTGAAGATTGTCGAACGGATCTCTTATGTTTTCCATTTCGTTGCCGAAGATCGGGATTTGTTCTTCATTCTCCCAAGTGAAATGCGACAATCCGTACGATAGTTCAAAAATGGAATAGCTTGCCTTTATCCGAGTGCGTATAACACTGACACTCCCCATGTCGTCAGAAAATTGGGCTTCGGCGACGTAGCTGACATCGGTTTCCAAGTGCAGGTCCTCAGCATGAGTCGAGGGGGCGGCAAAAAGATACCCTTTAGTGAAGGATAATCCGGATTCGGTCGCGAGTGAAGGTGTTGCCCACAAGAGGACGATAAGCGTTATAATCAGCCTGTTCATAAATTTAAATTCAATATTCTCCGAGGCGTGTCTGAAGCTGGTGATTTTATTTATGGTTTTGTGAATGATTTTAATTCGGAACTAATTGTAAAAGCTAGAATCTTATTTTAAGTTATGTTGTGAAATTAAACAAGCCACCTGATTTTTAAGCCTTGGCTGGGGGATATGGCAATACCGGATTTGTTTTGCCGCTCTTACGGCATACGGATTGGTATGTATGTTTCAACTTCTGGTTATATTAATTGGAACCCATGCAGAACAAAACAACCTCTCCTATATCATGCATCGTTGCAGACGGAGGTGCTTCAGTTATTTTTTTTCTGAAGTATTTTGTCTTTTGTGTCTGTTTCATCCTTTTGGTTTCTGCTTCTGCAGAGGCGGGGACAAGGCACAGCAAGGAGCCGACGTCCAGCCAGGGGACTCCTGTGAAGAAAATCAGCTCACAGGAACTGATGGGGCTGTTGATGGCATTTTCCGATACCTATATGAACGAGATAATGGAATGCTGTGACGAGGTTCTTGCCAGACCTGCGAATTCTTCTTTTGTGAGGCTATATTTTGAACGGGTGAAGGTCTACTACCCGATGGGTGCCATCACGAATGCATGTCAGGCCAACCCCAAGGCCGGCTTGCTGGACATGATGACCATGGTAAGCCTCCAGACCATAGTCTGGGGTGATCCGCGGATACAGAAAATGGTAGGACAGTCAAACGCACGCGATATTCTTGATTCGTTGCGTGAACTGGAGGAGGAAATCTGGAATATAGGTAGAAAGGTCTTTTTGCCCAGGCAGTTATCCGATGTCCGCGAACTTATACGTATCTGGAGAAAGAACCATCCCGATGAAGAGTACGTTGCCTTTATCCGGTTTCAGGATTTTGCCCCGTCCAGAATGAAGGATACGCTGGACAAGGCTGTTTCGGGAAGCGGTCTGCTGGCTCCGATCAATGAAGCGACCCGAGAGTTGCATGAAAGCAGAATCCTGGCCGAAAGGGGGATGTTTCTTCTCAAACGGCTGCCTATGTTTATGCAGTGGTACGGCACTCTTATGGGCTCCGAGATTTTCGCGCAGCCTGAAGTGGCGCATTTGATCGCGGATTTGGGCGTCGGCGTGAAGGGGATTCAGGATATCGGTGATGCGCTGAAGAAGATGCCTGATTTAAATAAATTTCAGGATAGTTTTTTCAAAAAAAGCAAAAAGTTATTGGCTGAAGAGCGACAGCTGCTCTTTGTCGATTTTTCAAAACAGCAGGAGGCGTTAAAACAGATCAGCTTCCAGTCGGCGGCAGCAGCCCGTGACCTGAGGCTGATGTTTGAATCATTGGAGCGCATGACGGAAAGCCCTGAACCGCGCGATCCTGATGAGCTTTCAGGTCTGGATAAGGTTGCCGGCAGCATTGAGTCCCTATCCGGAGTGACCAGGGATTTGAATGTCCTGCTGGGAAGGTTTGACCGGATTTTGGAGCAGGCCGAAAAAATAAAAAAGGTAAAGGCGGTAGAGGAAATCGATGATTTGTTGTGCCGTCATGAACAGCAACTCGCCATGTATATTGCAGGACTTTTGATACTCTCTTTCGTGCTGGGGGTGGCATTTGTGCTGATTTTGCGGCGGGTTAATAAGTGTTGAAATAAATTATACGTTTGTGAAGTGTGATAAAGGAGGTTTGAAATGAGGTGGAAATTGTGTTGGCTGTTAATGTTGCTGATGATGCTTGGTGCATGCTCGGCAAAGAAACCTGCTACTGTAGAAACTCAGAGTATTACGGATATGCGGGGATACAGTGACGGCCTGGCTGCTGTCCGTGTAAATTCAAAATGGGGCTATGTGGATAAGAACGGTGCCGTTGTCATAACCCCGCAGTTCAATGAAGTTCTCGACTTTGCCGATGGCGTAGCTGCGGTAAAGTTTGACAAGAAATGGGGCTGCATTGATGAGAAAGGTCAGTATGTTATTATTCCCCATTACGAAGCCATGGGTGAACTTTCCCAGGGCCTGATCCCGGCCGAAGAAAACGGCAGATGGGGATTTATAAGCACCGCGCACCAGACAGTCATCCCCTTCCAGTTTGCGGAGGCCAAACCTTTCAGCCAGGGGCTGGCTGCCGTAAGGCTTGGAAAATTCTGGGGGTATATAGATAAAAAGGGGACATTTGTAATAAATCCCCGGTTTGCCTATGCCGGAAAATTTGAATCCGGACTGGCTCCTGTCTCGGAAAATTCTGCGGAGGACAGCTACGGCTATATCAATACCAAAGGTGAATATGCCATTGCACCCCAGTTTGATGCCGCTGGGGAGTTTTCCGAAAAAATGGCTGCTGTTTATGATGACGGCAAATGGGGCTATATCAATTCCAAAGGCATGATGATTATCAACCTCCTCTATGACGAAGCCGATTTATTCGAAGAGGGGCTGGCTGCCGTTATGAAAGCCGGAGAATGGGGGTACATCAACAGCGAAGGCGCCACGGTTATTGATTTTCAATTTGCAAAAGCCTTTGCCTTCACCGATGGAAAGGCCCTGGTTTCCGGTAAAAACGGGCAGTCTTTTTATATTAATGACTCAGGAAAGCCGGCCAACAGCTTAACAGGTGTTCTGGCCCTTGGTGCAGCTTCCGGAGCAGTTGCCGCTGAAGCAGTTGCTGGCGGTGGCAGTGTTGCTATAGCCGGCAGCGAGAAAAAAAGTGAATACCGTGAAGGCAGCAAGGCGGGCTTCATTATCCTGCCCCCTGTGAAATACTTTTTTCAGGAAAAGGATATTTATCTCCATTTCACTACAGACGAAGCTCGTATGTTCTACTCCTTTCACCCTGCGGACAAGGAGCCGACCACAAAGCCTATCTTCGTTATGCTCAACGGAGGACCCGGAGCAGCAACCACCACCAACCTGTTCGCCATGAACACCGGTCCATACACGCTGATGCGTGATGACCAGACGGATGGCAGTCCCGGGTACTGCAAAAACCCCAACAGCTGGACCAAACTAGGCAACATTCTCTATATTGATGCGTCCATGACGGGGTATTCCTATCTCAGCACACCAAAGTCGAGAACTAAGAATTTTCGCTACACAGCCCTTCTCGGATCAGGTAACTTCAACCCGTTTATTGATGCTGCCCAAATTATCCGGACCATTCTGGGCGTCCTCAAGGAACAGAAGGATTATGAAAAATGCGAAATTGTCCTCGTAGGTGAAAGCTACGGCGGTACCCGCGTTTCCACCATGCTCAACCTTCTGCTTTTTAACGAACACTATGCGGACGGAAGCCGTATTTACAAAGACACGGAGCTGGTAA
This window harbors:
- a CDS encoding response regulator transcription factor, giving the protein MTNLIGVVIADDHALVREGLKTILKSQPGINVLGMAENGEEAVRLCRRLNPDVVLMDLSMPVKSGTQAIQELAGIGKTKILALTAHVEAEHIFSALDAGACGYVLKTSSSEELMIAIRTVMKGNVYLAPDISGEVARGFLHRKRGGSDERLELLTNREREVLKQVLAGYKNREIAELLIISIKTVEKHRSNMMKKLGLSSLAELRAFGEELKAKDIFI
- the der gene encoding ribosome biogenesis GTPase Der, coding for MLPTIALVGRPNVGKSTLFNRLLRKKRALTHDMPGITRDRIYAEGQYDGVSYALIDTGGLVMESDNNSGEFQGDIFEQAREAIEEAHALILVVDGRIGLTPLDEQVAGYIRQSNKPVLLLVNKVDGPELEAQATAEFHVLGYEIMPVSAEHGFNLFELREKVAAMARETGIVPEERDEEAKGLKIAMLGRPNAGKSSMVNALTGEERVIVSDIAGTTRDSVDVTFESSGKLYTFVDTAGVRRRTNITDTIERFSVVRALRSSARADVTIMVVDALGGITKQDKRLIDYLVKEAIPFIIAVNKVDLVSKGERTALREGFERALRIAGHVPVVYTSCVSKSGLGGILELATRLKKECSLRVSTGELNRIMKEVIEKHQPPVVKRKRAKFKYMTQADEEPPTFVFFINDEKLIKASYHRFLENKLRKILNVKIAPLNIVFRSTFRKKDDIVHK
- the mtnA gene encoding S-methyl-5-thioribose-1-phosphate isomerase, giving the protein MTEHIQFSPEKDALVLLDQRYLPTREDWFDCKTTDDIVEALVVMVVRGAPAIGVTAAYGCYLAAREVSGSDNWKAELEKNLDKIENARPTAVNLRWAVREMKRVRDESGDISLEELCAVWLKRAKEIHADDIRMCEDIGRFGGELMDDGDTIMTHCNAGALATAGYGTALGVIRGAVDQGKKVSVIANETRPFLQGARLTAYELHRDGIPVKVACDNACALLMKKGLVQKVVVGADRIAANGDAVNKIGTFGVALLAREFGIPFYVAAPVYTIDPETPTGDDVPIEDRTPTEVTHVGGHRITPEGVDVFNFAFDPTPNELIAGIITEKGVLRAPYDEAIRKLFAEE
- a CDS encoding phosphatidylserine decarboxylase family protein; the protein is MKWKRVFIFFFLMVIMSSVQSIAYADSLRSPSDGRQCYKIGADANIPLMPVIQEFKDLIENDPHLYMLFMEMFNQIPNKPPYLKDPAGNVQIRSYRQMLNALNCILTSAPEFNDTIMAGTPINAMLAWPMGTPAGTEAFLDKRVNRQLKKILKQWEVFLASPDSRYVLTDKPGGWFSPQALKVMPDFDKNFVCDPSKPYHGFASWDDFFTRLFRKGLRPVASPDNDAVIVNACESAPYRLAKDVKLRDKFWIKGEPYSIYHMFDGDPLAEQFVGGTFYQAFLSAFNYHRWHSPVSGTIVKTKLVDGSYYAAALVDGFDPETQDNCQGYIAQTAARALVFIQADNPDIGLMGILFVGMGDVSSNEITVYEGQHVRKGEQLGMFHFGGSTHVLMFRPGVNVEFDLRGQTPSVNAKNIPLLSKLAVVKGKK
- a CDS encoding WG repeat-containing protein; its protein translation is MRWKLCWLLMLLMMLGACSAKKPATVETQSITDMRGYSDGLAAVRVNSKWGYVDKNGAVVITPQFNEVLDFADGVAAVKFDKKWGCIDEKGQYVIIPHYEAMGELSQGLIPAEENGRWGFISTAHQTVIPFQFAEAKPFSQGLAAVRLGKFWGYIDKKGTFVINPRFAYAGKFESGLAPVSENSAEDSYGYINTKGEYAIAPQFDAAGEFSEKMAAVYDDGKWGYINSKGMMIINLLYDEADLFEEGLAAVMKAGEWGYINSEGATVIDFQFAKAFAFTDGKALVSGKNGQSFYINDSGKPANSLTGVLALGAASGAVAAEAVAGGGSVAIAGSEKKSEYREGSKAGFIILPPVKYFFQEKDIYLHFTTDEARMFYSFHPADKEPTTKPIFVMLNGGPGAATTTNLFAMNTGPYTLMRDDQTDGSPGYCKNPNSWTKLGNILYIDASMTGYSYLSTPKSRTKNFRYTALLGSGNFNPFIDAAQIIRTILGVLKEQKDYEKCEIVLVGESYGGTRVSTMLNLLLFNEHYADGSRIYKDTELVKEIKEHFDRIGYKDPNKGGDEVPPEVVARQFKRQVLIQPQLTGASQDDITAKMFYHKGGYNDSFMQDLAVETGHKGEFNKYNPFSIWHPSTYSCWDRESQNCAIMYWVSHFGRDRYNVSKPNKWSDDLEAYSMKTLTSVKGLSTALQYDVTAIKPMYSSERLDALKQFPFLQKWLSQNIDWNATDDGGAEYVAEGDREATQKRFWDDLFAKSPGLEEYMPPDHDDRVKMLIYAQEQNAVQELGQEEAASNRQSLTSKFGILSRHDAYMIGMNVMTFLAYSGSLENLQFSINPGKTDRYGKMFLENISLVKTFLTDAKYDSVIYSPAIPECLKLYKDVVSSITYKRGKDADKPSKLGTFEISYQPKALAPYPTPKESVKLFYPYYENSGHSVSTSQPDKFRDDVEAWMKQ